The following proteins come from a genomic window of Yinghuangia sp. ASG 101:
- a CDS encoding inorganic phosphate transporter, with translation MSTIAIIVIALAFDYTNGFHDAANAIATSVSTRALTPRAALGMAAVMNLAGAFAGEQVAKTVGKGIIDAPQGNQGLVIVAAALLGAITWNMVTWYFGLPSSSTHALIGGLVGGALAASQTVKWDGVVEKVVLPMIISPLIGFTLAYLLMVAILWIFRRRNPHKVTRGFRVAQTVSAAAMAFGHGLQDAQKTMGLIVMALVVGGYQTEYEVPFWVTLSAALAISAGTYAGGWRIMRTLGRRIIELDPPRGFAAEATAASVLYSTAFVFHAPVSTTHTITSSILGVGSTKRLTAVRWGVAGNIVSAWVLTIPAAATVSALSYGLLSTLFL, from the coding sequence TTGAGCACCATCGCGATCATCGTGATCGCCTTGGCGTTCGACTACACCAACGGGTTCCACGACGCGGCCAACGCCATCGCCACCTCGGTGTCGACCCGGGCCCTCACGCCCCGGGCCGCCCTCGGCATGGCCGCCGTGATGAACCTGGCCGGCGCGTTCGCCGGCGAACAAGTGGCGAAGACGGTCGGCAAGGGGATCATCGACGCCCCGCAGGGCAACCAGGGCCTGGTGATCGTGGCCGCGGCTTTGCTCGGCGCGATCACCTGGAACATGGTCACCTGGTACTTCGGGCTGCCGTCGTCCTCGACCCACGCGCTCATCGGCGGCCTCGTCGGCGGGGCACTCGCGGCGTCGCAGACCGTCAAATGGGACGGCGTCGTCGAAAAAGTGGTCCTGCCGATGATCATTTCGCCGCTCATCGGCTTCACCCTGGCCTACCTGCTGATGGTCGCGATCCTGTGGATCTTCCGCCGCCGCAACCCGCACAAGGTGACCCGCGGGTTCCGCGTCGCGCAGACCGTCTCCGCCGCCGCGATGGCGTTCGGCCACGGACTCCAGGACGCCCAGAAGACCATGGGCCTCATCGTCATGGCGCTGGTCGTCGGGGGCTACCAGACCGAGTACGAAGTACCGTTCTGGGTCACTTTGTCCGCGGCCCTGGCGATCAGCGCGGGAACGTACGCGGGCGGGTGGCGCATCATGCGTACGCTCGGCCGCCGCATCATCGAACTCGACCCGCCGCGCGGCTTCGCCGCCGAGGCGACCGCCGCGAGCGTGCTCTACAGCACGGCGTTCGTGTTCCACGCGCCGGTCTCCACCACGCACACCATCACGTCGTCGATTCTCGGCGTCGGGTCGACCAAGCGCCTGACGGCCGTGCGCTGGGGCGTCGCGGGCAACATCGTCAGCGCGTGGGTGCTCACCATCCCGGCCGCGGCGACCGTTTCGGCGCTGTCGTACGGGCTGCTGTCCACGCTCTTCCTCTGA
- a CDS encoding DUF47 domain-containing protein produces the protein MRLRLTPRETSFYDMFATAANNLVTASKLLTELLGAEVSGRPEIAERMRAAEHAGDDATHAILRQLNQSFITPFDREDIYTLASQIDDVMDYMDEAVDLVVLYQLDELPAQIADQIEVLVRAAELTAEAMPRLRTMKDLTEYWIEINRLENQADQIHRKLLAHLFSGKYDALTVLKLKGIVDALEEAADGFEHVANTIETITVKES, from the coding sequence GTGCGATTGCGTCTGACCCCCAGGGAGACGAGCTTTTACGACATGTTCGCCACAGCGGCGAACAACCTGGTCACCGCCTCGAAGCTGCTCACCGAACTGCTCGGGGCCGAGGTGTCAGGTCGCCCGGAGATCGCGGAGCGCATGCGGGCGGCGGAGCACGCGGGGGACGACGCGACCCACGCGATCCTGCGCCAGCTCAACCAGTCGTTCATCACGCCGTTCGACCGCGAGGACATCTACACCCTCGCGTCGCAGATCGACGACGTCATGGACTACATGGACGAGGCGGTCGACCTGGTCGTCCTCTACCAGCTCGACGAACTGCCCGCGCAGATCGCCGACCAGATCGAGGTCCTGGTGCGGGCCGCCGAGCTGACCGCCGAGGCGATGCCCCGGCTGCGCACGATGAAGGACCTCACCGAGTACTGGATCGAGATCAACAGGCTGGAGAACCAGGCCGACCAGATCCACCGCAAGCTGCTCGCCCATCTGTTCAGCGGCAAGTACGACGCGCTCACGGTCCTCAAGCTCAAGGGCATCGTCGACGCGCTGGAAGAGGCCGCGGACGGTTTCGAGCACGTCGCGAACACCATCGAGACCATCACGGTCAAGGAGTCCTGA
- the pstB gene encoding phosphate ABC transporter ATP-binding protein PstB → MTKRIEISSLNAYYGKVRAVEDISMTIQPRTVTAFIGPSGCGKSTFIRTLNRMHELIPGAYVEGSVRLDGQDLYGPDVDPVAVRRTVGMVFQRPNPFPTMSIYDNVAAGLKLNGVRKKSDLDAIVERSLRGANLWNEVKDRLGKPGAGLSGGQQQRLCIARAIAVEPQVLLMDEPCSALDPISTLAIEDLIALLKERYTIVIVTHNMQQAARVSDRTAFFNLAGPGQPGQLVEIGDTEKIFSAPEVEATADYIAGRFG, encoded by the coding sequence ATGACCAAGCGCATCGAAATCTCCTCACTCAACGCGTACTACGGCAAGGTCCGGGCCGTCGAGGACATCTCGATGACCATCCAGCCCCGTACGGTCACGGCGTTCATCGGCCCCTCGGGGTGCGGCAAGTCGACGTTCATCCGCACCCTGAACCGCATGCACGAGCTGATCCCGGGCGCGTACGTCGAGGGCTCGGTGCGGCTCGACGGCCAGGACCTCTACGGCCCGGACGTCGACCCGGTCGCGGTGCGGCGCACGGTCGGGATGGTCTTCCAGCGGCCGAACCCGTTCCCGACGATGTCGATCTACGACAACGTCGCCGCCGGGCTCAAGCTCAACGGCGTGCGCAAGAAGTCCGACCTGGACGCGATCGTCGAGCGGTCGCTGCGCGGCGCGAACCTGTGGAACGAGGTCAAGGACCGCCTCGGCAAGCCCGGCGCGGGCCTGTCCGGCGGCCAGCAGCAGCGCCTGTGCATCGCGCGGGCGATCGCGGTCGAGCCGCAGGTGCTGCTGATGGACGAGCCGTGCTCGGCGCTCGACCCGATCTCCACGCTGGCGATCGAGGACCTGATCGCGCTGCTCAAGGAGCGGTACACGATCGTCATCGTGACGCACAACATGCAGCAGGCGGCCCGGGTCAGCGACCGTACGGCGTTCTTCAACCTCGCCGGTCCCGGCCAGCCGGGTCAGCTCGTCGAGATCGGGGACACCGAGAAGATCTTCTCGGCGCCGGAGGTCGAGGCGACGGCCGACTACATCGCGGGCCGCTTCGGCTGA